Proteins from one Actinobacillus delphinicola genomic window:
- a CDS encoding YqaA family protein — protein MQIFAPIYQKTLQLSKHRHAPFWLGLVSFIEAIFFPIPPDVMLMPMSMTQPQKAVRFAFIAGIFSTLGGMIGYAVGYFAADWVTEIMQHFGYGNQWHTVMGWFDKWGIVIVFVAGFSPIPYKLFTLSTGVMQMAFFPFVIAAFISRMARFLLVAKLAAWGGQRFADKLQRFIEIIGWSVVLLAIIAIIVIR, from the coding sequence ATGCAAATTTTTGCTCCTATCTATCAGAAAACATTACAATTATCAAAACATCGCCATGCCCCATTTTGGTTGGGACTTGTAAGTTTTATTGAGGCTATTTTCTTTCCTATTCCACCTGACGTTATGCTTATGCCAATGTCCATGACTCAGCCACAAAAAGCGGTTCGTTTCGCTTTTATCGCAGGAATTTTTTCTACATTAGGTGGTATGATTGGATATGCAGTTGGATATTTTGCAGCTGATTGGGTTACTGAGATAATGCAACATTTTGGTTATGGTAATCAATGGCATACTGTCATGGGGTGGTTTGATAAATGGGGCATTGTTATCGTCTTTGTTGCAGGTTTTTCACCTATACCCTACAAACTTTTTACTCTTTCTACAGGTGTAATGCAAATGGCATTTTTTCCTTTTGTCATTGCCGCATTTATTTCTCGTATGGCACGTTTTCTACTTGTTGCTAAACTTGCAGCCTGGGGTGGTCAGCGCTTTGCTGACAAATTACAACGGTTTATTGAGATTATAGGCTGGTCCGTTGTACTACTTGCTATCATTGCAATTATCGTCATTCGTTAA
- a CDS encoding Na+/H+ antiporter NhaC family protein — MTLIDYSNSAWSIAPAVLALVLAIATRRVILSLSAGILAGAIMLVGLRPINTVTYLVNSVVSLAYKGESFNWNTINIVIFLLLLGILTALLSESGSNQAFANWATKHIKSRRGAKLMAASLVFITFIDDYFHSLAVGAIARPVTDKFHVSRAKLAYTLDSTAAPMCVLMPVSSWGAYIITLISGLLASYAITSYTPMGAFIMMSSMNYYALFSIVMVFIVAYFSFDIGPMVKYEREAATQVDENNELETTRGHVRNLILPIIALLLVTITAMILTGTFALHEAGKPFTLLGAFENTTVGISLVIGGSCSVLTATICVFKDKLVNKRIYWKAWGLGIRSMSGAILILIFAWTINNVVSDMKTGVYLSHLISSSLPIAVIPALLFLLSAIMAFCTGTSWGTFGIMLPIGAAIAATASVELMIPCLSAVMAGAVCGDHCSPISDTTILSSTGARCDHMVHVMTQLPYAATVAFASFMGYLAIGYAVIETHSTLGIASALGFSTTAAVMIGIILLLKKRD; from the coding sequence TGGTCCTAGCAATCGCTACTCGCCGTGTAATTTTATCATTAAGCGCTGGTATCCTTGCCGGTGCTATTATGTTAGTTGGTCTTCGCCCAATTAATACCGTTACTTATCTCGTAAATAGTGTGGTTTCTCTCGCTTATAAAGGGGAATCATTCAACTGGAATACGATAAACATTGTTATTTTCCTATTACTACTTGGAATATTAACCGCGCTTTTAAGTGAATCAGGTAGTAATCAAGCTTTCGCTAACTGGGCAACTAAACATATAAAATCTCGCCGAGGCGCAAAACTGATGGCTGCCTCATTGGTATTCATTACCTTTATTGATGACTATTTCCACAGCCTTGCTGTCGGCGCAATCGCACGTCCAGTGACAGATAAATTTCATGTTTCTCGAGCAAAACTTGCCTATACACTTGACTCTACGGCAGCACCAATGTGTGTGCTTATGCCTGTATCAAGTTGGGGTGCCTACATTATCACATTAATCTCTGGATTACTTGCTTCCTACGCTATTACTTCTTATACGCCAATGGGTGCATTTATTATGATGAGTTCAATGAACTACTATGCACTATTCTCAATTGTCATGGTTTTTATTGTAGCTTATTTCTCCTTTGATATTGGTCCAATGGTCAAATATGAACGTGAAGCAGCTACACAAGTTGATGAAAATAATGAACTTGAGACAACCCGTGGTCATGTGCGTAATCTCATATTACCAATTATTGCTCTTTTATTGGTAACTATCACGGCGATGATTTTAACAGGTACTTTTGCCTTACATGAAGCTGGAAAGCCTTTTACCTTATTAGGTGCCTTTGAAAACACGACAGTAGGTATATCTCTAGTTATTGGCGGTAGCTGCTCTGTATTGACAGCCACTATTTGTGTTTTCAAAGATAAACTTGTGAATAAACGTATATATTGGAAAGCTTGGGGATTAGGTATCCGCTCAATGTCTGGTGCAATTTTAATCTTAATTTTCGCATGGACAATTAATAATGTTGTAAGTGATATGAAAACTGGGGTGTACCTATCTCACCTTATTTCAAGTAGTTTACCAATCGCTGTTATTCCCGCACTTCTATTCTTGCTTAGTGCAATTATGGCATTTTGTACTGGTACTAGCTGGGGAACTTTCGGAATTATGCTACCAATTGGTGCAGCTATTGCCGCTACTGCTTCTGTAGAACTTATGATCCCATGCTTATCAGCGGTAATGGCTGGGGCTGTTTGTGGCGATCACTGTTCACCAATTTCAGATACTACAATTTTATCATCAACCGGAGCACGTTGTGATCATATGGTACACGTTATGACTCAATTACCTTATGCAGCAACCGTAGCTTTTGCAAGTTTTATGGGATACCTAGCAATCGGTTACGCTGTCATTGAAACGCATAGTACTCTTGGAATTGCAAGTGCTCTTGGTTTTAGTACTACCGCAGCTGTAATGATTGGTATTATCTTATTACTCAAAAAACGAGATTAA